CTACCGGCTGACCGCTTTGGCCTCACTATCAAGAGCTTTGAGGTTGGTGTCGATGGGATCGGCCCGCAATGTCCTCGCACCCCACACGAGATTGTGGGCCATGTAGCGAGCCGTTCTGTTGGTGTAGAGGTGCTCGTCACCGCCGGCAGCAAGGTAGCTTGGACCCGGACCCGCGTCGCCGACCCAGTAGCAGTCGACGTTCGGCGGAACCATGCAGCCGAGGTGTGTGAGGTTGAAGAGTGTGTTCGCGCAACAGTCGTGCGCGCCGTCCTCGTTGCCGGTGACGATGACGCCGCCGACCTTCCCGTAGAGGGGGTACTGGCCGGTGATCGGGTCGCCCTCGGCGTAGGTGCCGTCGAGTCGCTCCATCACGAGCTGCGCGACCGACGAGCGGACCCCGAACCAGATCGGCATGGCGAT
This genomic stretch from Actinomycetota bacterium harbors:
- a CDS encoding flavodoxin family protein is translated as IAMPIWFGVRSSVAQLVMERLDGTYAEGDPITGQYPLYGKVGGVIVTGNEDGAHDCCANTLFNLTHLGCMVPPNVDCYWVGDAGPGPSYLAAGGDEHLYTNRTARYMAHNLVWGARTLRADPIDTNLKALDSEAKAVSR